AGGAGTGGGGCCTGCCCATCATGAAGGACCCGAAAACCGGGCGCTATCTGCGCGAAGGGCGATGGCAGATCATGATCCACGGCGAGTCCTACAAGCCCATCGTGGCCGAGGCCGCCAAGAAATCGGCGGACAAGGTCTTCAACCGCATCTGCGTCACGCACCTGCTGATGGATGAGAGCAAGCCCAACAGGGTGGCGGGCGCGGTCGGCTTCAACGTGCGCACCGGCAACTATCACGTCTTCAAGTCCAAGGCCGTGATCTGCGGCGCGGGCGGCGCGTCCAACATCTTCAAGCCGCGCTCGACGGGCGAAGGCGCAGGCCGCACCTGGTACGCGCCGTGGTCGTCCGCGTCGGCCTACGGGCTGATGATCAACGCCGGCGCCAAGATGACGCAGATGGAAAACCGGATCGTGCTGGCGCGCTTCAAGGACGGTTACGGGCCGGTCGGCGCGTACTTCCTGCACCTGAAGACCTATACGCAGAACGCGCTGGGCGAAGAGTACGAATCGAAGTGGTTCCCCGCGCTGCAGAAGATGGTCGGCAAGGAGTATCTCGACCCCGAAGTCTCGCACCTCACCCATCGACCCATCCCGACGTGCCTGCGTAACCATTGCATCATCCAGGAAGTCGCCGCCGGCCGCGGCCCCATCCACATGGTCACCATGCACGCGTTCCAGGACCCGCACCTGGAAGAGGTCGGCTGGGAGAACTTCCTCGGCATGACCGTCGGCCAGGCGGTCCTGTGGGCCGCCACCGACGTGGATCCCAAGAACGAGAATCCCGAGCTGACCACGTCCGAGCCGTACGTCATGGGCTCCCACGCGACGTGCTCCGGCGCGTGGTGCTCGGGCCCCGAGGACGTCTCCCCGCCCGAGTATTTCTGGGGCTACAACCGCATGACGACGATCGAAGGCCTGTTCGGCGCCGGCGACGCGGTCGGCGGCACGCCGCACGCCTTTTCGTCCGGCTCGTTCACCGAAGGCCGCCTCGCCGCGAAGGCCGCGTGCAAA
The sequence above is a segment of the Burkholderiales bacterium genome. Coding sequences within it:
- the aprA gene encoding adenylyl-sulfate reductase subunit alpha gives rise to the protein MGTKTIVEEGIDVLVVGAGLGGTGAAWEARFWGQKKKIVIAEKANIDRSGAVAQGLYAINCYMGTRWGENNPEDHVQYARIDLMGLVREDLLFDMARHVDSTVHQFEEWGLPIMKDPKTGRYLREGRWQIMIHGESYKPIVAEAAKKSADKVFNRICVTHLLMDESKPNRVAGAVGFNVRTGNYHVFKSKAVICGAGGASNIFKPRSTGEGAGRTWYAPWSSASAYGLMINAGAKMTQMENRIVLARFKDGYGPVGAYFLHLKTYTQNALGEEYESKWFPALQKMVGKEYLDPEVSHLTHRPIPTCLRNHCIIQEVAAGRGPIHMVTMHAFQDPHLEEVGWENFLGMTVGQAVLWAATDVDPKNENPELTTSEPYVMGSHATCSGAWCSGPEDVSPPEYFWGYNRMTTIEGLFGAGDAVGGTPHAFSSGSFTEGRLAAKAACKYIDDGKAEGIVVSAAQIERRRKEIYKPLEHYRIYRNAVVAGSVNPHYINPQQGLDRLQKLMDEYCGGYTVGYMTNEKLLNICLKKLKIMEEDLESVAAKDLHELLRAWELKHRHRAAECVTQHTLFRKETRWPGYYYRGDVMKVDDENWHVLTVSRRDPETGEYTMEKAPCYHLVADTEVTEPKAEARVEHH